From Oryza brachyantha chromosome 9, ObraRS2, whole genome shotgun sequence, a single genomic window includes:
- the LOC102712387 gene encoding pollen-specific protein C13-like — protein MAGGVVTATMMVMAMATALVQGTRDPDFFVEGDVYCDTCRAGFVTNATTAIQGARVRLECRHYMSASGAVERSAEGTTDAAGHYRVELVDNRGAEEVCSVALVSSPVPGCRETEAGRDRAPVTLVQDAGLATMVRRANPLGFLKDQPLPICGDLLKSYALGTAPSY, from the coding sequence ATGGCAGGCGGCGTCGTGACGGCCACGATGATggtgatggcgatggcgacggcatTGGTGCAGGGGACCCGGGACCCGGACTTCTTCGTGGAGGGCGACGTGTACTGCGACACGTGCCGCGCCGGCTTCGTCACCaacgcgacgacggcgatccAGGGCGCTCGTGTGCGGCTGGAGTGCCGGCACTACATGAGCGCGAGTGGCGCCGTGGAGCGATCGGCGGAGGGGACGACGGACGCGGCGGGCCACTACCGCGTCGAGCTGGTGGACAaccgcggcgccgaggaggtaTGCTCGGTGGCGCTGGTGAGCAGCCCGGTGCCGGGATGCCGCGAGACGGAGGCAGGACGCGACCGCGCGCCGGTGACTCTGGTGCAGGACGCCGGGCTCGCCACCATGGTGCGCCGCGCCAACCCGCTGGGCTTCCTCAAGGATCAGCCACTCCCCATCTGCGGCGACCTCCTCAAGAGCTACGCGCTCGGCACCGCGCCAAGCTACTAG
- the LOC102712660 gene encoding dynamin-related protein 1E-like — translation MATTTMEGLIGLMNRIQRACTALGDHGGGSDLPTLWESLPTIAVVGGQSSGKSSVLESIVGRDFLPRGSGIVTRRPLVLQLHQIDKGAHEYAEFLHLPKTKFSDFALVRQEIADETDRVTGKTKQISPVPIHLSIYSPNVVNLTLIDLPGLTKVAVEGQPESVVHDIENMVRSYVEKPNCIILAISPANQDIATSDAIKLSKEVDPSGERTFGVLTKLDLMDKGTNALDVLEGRAYRLQYPWVGIVNRSQADINRKVDMIAAREKETEYFENSPDYAHLASRMGSVYLAKLLSQHLEAVIKARIPSITSLVNKTIDELESELDTIGKAVAADPGAQLYTILELCRAFDRVFKEHLDGGRSGGDKIYGVFDHKLPAAFRKLPFDRYLSVQNVKKVVSEADGYQPHLIAPEQGYRRLIEAGLAYFKGPAEATVDAVHVVLRELVRRSIGETEPLRRFPTLQAEIATAANEALERFREDGRSTTLRLVDMEAYLTVDFFRKLPQDPDIISKVGNPSAAEATPGKGSGTVDRYGDGHYRNIAANVSQYIRMVGDELLHKIPKAVVHCQVREANRSLLNHFYVQIGKKEASQFGHLLDEDPAMLERRKQCWQRLELYKSARNEIDSVARSK, via the exons ATGGCGACCACGACCATGGAGGGTCTGATCGGCCTCATGAACCGCATCCAGCGAGCCTGCACCGCCCTCGGAGACCACGGTGGAGGATCCGACCTCCCTACCCTCTGGGAGTCCCTCCccaccatcgccgtcgtcggaggcCAG AGTTCGGGCAAGTCCTCGGTGCTCGAGAGTATTGTTGGCAGAGACTTCCTTCCCCGTGGTTCTG GAATCGTGACACGTAGGCCGTTGGTTCTGCAGCTGCATCAGATCGACAAAGGAGCCCATGAATACGCTGAGTTCTTGCACTTGCCGAAAACAAAGTTTTCAGATTTTG CTCTTGTTCGTCAAGAAATTGCAGACGAGACAGATAGGGTGACTGggaaaactaaacaaatatCCCCTGTGCCAATCCATCTCAGCATCTACTCACCCAACG TTGTGAACTTAACATTGATTGATCTTCCCGGATTGACAAAGGTTGCTGTAG AGGGACAACCTGAAAGTGTTGTTCATGATATAGAGAATATGGTTCGGTCATATGTTGAGAAG CCCAATTGTATCATTTTAGCTATATCTCCAGCAAACCAGGACATTGCCACTTCTGATGCAATTAAGCTTTCAAAGGAGGTTGATCCATCAG GTGAAAGGACATTTGGTGTGTTGACAAAGTTGGACTTGATGGACAAGGGAACAAATGCTCTTGAT GTTCTTGAGGGAAGAGCCTATCGTCTTCAGTATCCCTGGGTTGGAATTGTCAACCGCTCACAAGCAGATATTAACAGGAAAGTTGACATGATTGCtgcaagagaaaaggaaacagAGTATTTTGAAAATAGTCCTGATTATGCACACCTAGCCAGTAGGATGGGTTCTGTGTATCTAGCTAAGCTTCTTTCTCAG CATCTTGAAGCTGTTATCAAAGCACGCATTCCTAGCATCACATCATTAGTCAacaaaactatagatgaaCTTGAATCAGAACTGGATACCATTGGGAAAGCAGTGGCTGCTGATCCAGGG GCCCAACTGTACACTATACTGGAGCTCTGCCGTGCTTTTGACCGTGTTTTCAAGGAACATCTGGATGGAGG GAGATCAGGCGGTGATAAAATCTATGGTGTGTTTGATCATAAGCTCCCTGCTGCTTTTAGAAAGCTACCTTTTGATCGTTATCTGTCCGTGCAAAATGTTAAGAAGGTGGTGTCAGAAGCAGATGGCTATCAGCCTCATCTTATTGCACCTGAACAAGGTTACCGTCGTCTTATTGAGGCCGGCCTTGCTTATTTCAAGGGCCCAGCTGAAGCTACAGTCGATGCG gTCCACGTTGTTTTAAGGGAATTAGTGAGGAGATCCATAGGAGAGACAGAG CCACTGAGAAGATTCCCTACCCTGCAAGCTGAGATTGCAACAGCTGCAAATGAAGCCCTGGAAAGATTTCGGGAGGATGGGCGCAGCACTACACTTCGGCTTGTTGACATGGAGGCATACTTGACTGTGGATTTCTTCCGGAAGCTCCCGCAAGATCCAGATATTATTAGCAAGGTTGGGAATCCATCGGCGGCAGAAGCAACCCCGGGCAAAGGTTCAGGGACAGTGGACCGCTACGGTGACGGGCACTACAGGAATATCGCCGCCAATGTGTCCCAGTACATAAGGATGGTGGGAGACGAACTGTTACACAAGATCCCGAAGGCGGTGGTGCACTGTCAGGTCCGAGAAGCCAACAGGTCTCTGCTTAACCATTTCTACGTGCAGATAGGGAAGAAAGAG GCAAGCCAGTTTGGACATTTACTGGATGAGGACCCGGCGATGCTGGAGCGAAGGAAGCAATGCTGGCAGAGGCTGGAGCTGTACAAATCGGCGAGGAATGAAATCGACTCTGTCGCACGGAGCAAATAG
- the LOC102722525 gene encoding pentatricopeptide repeat-containing protein At5g66520-like has product MPPAASTCSNPKPLHARLLRSGALFADRSAAAPLAAAASLASLPYALSLLRAHPSTFSYNSAIRAISRGPRPHLAISLYRSMLSHPTTTTTHPSSPPAPALPLPPHQLQALPSTPPSSAAASNLPSASSGHPSSPSTPPRGTCPPHARMLDADEVTLLALLSACAHLGALHTGRWLHAYLARTCCIPITKYLGTALLNMYMRCGDVQSAWSVFHATRHKDVRTWTVMIAGLAVNGFSTDALTLFREMKDRGIHLDSITLTAVLSACAHAGMVDEGRRILHRMSVDHHLQPTIEHYGCAVHLLGRAGRLEEALALIRAVPLKADVALWGALLVACRCHKNVEMGQMVAMEILRLDPQHAGAWVFLSNVYAAAGKWDLVQEVRSSMKEHGIHKPPGSSVVELDGVVYEFFSGDHSHPQSDQIYAMLDEIGKTLSLKGHKPATKGVTFDIDEEDKEVCISEHSEKLAVAFGLLNTRRGDVIRIVKNLRICEDCHYVMKVISEVYDRVIVVRDRNRFHHFKNGSCSCLDYW; this is encoded by the exons atgccccccgccgcctccacctgtTCCAATCCAAAGCCCCTCCacgcccgcctcctccgctctgGCGCCCTCTTCGCCGACCGCTCCGCCGCTGCCCccctcgccgctgccgcctccctcgcctccCTTCCCtacgccctctccctcctccgcgcccACCCCTCCACCTTCTCCTACAACTCTGCCATTCGCGCCATCTCCCGCGGGCCCCGCCCCCACCTCGCCATCTCGCTCTACCGCTCCATGCTCTCCCACCCAACAACTACAACTACCcacccctcctcgccgcctgcGCCCGCATTGCCGCTTCCTCCTCATCAGCTGCAGGCGCTGCCGTCCACGCCTCCCTCTTCCGCCGCGGCCTCGAATCTCCCGAGCGCTTCATCAGGGCatccctcctctccttctaCGCCGCCGCGGGGGACTTGCCCGCCGCACGCCAG GATGCTCGATGCCGACGAGGTCACCCTGCTCGCGCTCCTTTCTGCCTGCGCGCACCTCGGCGCGCTCCACACCGGCCGCTGGTTGCACGCCTACCTCGCAAGGACCTGCTGCATCCCCATCACAAAATATCTTGGCACCGCGCTCCTCAACATGTACATGAGGTGCGGCGATGTCCAAAGCGCATGGTCTGTCTTCCACGCGACTCGCCACAAGGATGTCCGCACCTGGACCGTCATGATTGCCGGGCTGGCTGTCAATGGCTTCTCCACGGACGCTCTCACTTTGTTCAGAGAGATGAAAGACCGCGGCATACATCTGGATTCCATCACCCTGACCGCCGTTCTGAGCGCATGCGCGCATGCTGGCATGGTTGACGAGGGCAGGAGGATCCTGCACCGTATGTCTGTCGACCATCATCTGCAACCCACCATAGAGCACTATGGTTGTGCCGTTCATCTGCTTGGCCGAGCAGGCCGGCTAGAGGAGGCACTGGCTCTTATTAGAGCCGTTCCATTGAAGGCTGATGTTGCCTTATGGGGTGCTCTCTTGGTGGCTTGCAGGTGTCACAAGAATGTTGAGATGGGGCAGATGGTTGCGATGGAAATTCTCAGGTTGGATCCTCAGCATGCCGGGGCCTGGGTTTTCTTATCTAATGTCTATGCTGCTGCTGGCAAATGGGACCTTGTACAAGAGGTCAGGAGCTCAATGAAAGAACATGGGATACACAAGCCTCCAGGATCGAGCGTTGTCGAGCTTGATGGTGTTGTTTATGAGTTCTTTTCTGGGGATCATTCACATCCTCAGTCTGATCAGATTTATGCGATGCTTGATGAGATAGGAAAAACCTTGAGCCTCAAAGGGCACAAGCCTGCCACTAAAGGAGTTACTTTTGACATTGATGAGGAGGACAAAGAAGTTTGTATCTCGGAGCACAGTGAAAAGCTGGCAGTTGCCTTTGGACTGCTCAACACGAGGAGAGGGGATGTTATCCGAATAGTAAAAAACTTGAGAATCTGCGAGGATTGCCACTATGTCATGAAGGTCATTTCCGAGGTCTATGATCGAGTTATAGTTGTTAGAGATCGTAACCGTTTCCACCATTTCAAGAACGGTTCTTGTTCTTGCCTGGACTACTGGTAG
- the LOC102722801 gene encoding uncharacterized protein LOC102722801 isoform X1 — MAMAAAGDRPETVEVTLRAVGPSRPTTLCLPPLLSVADLRRHIAHDRHLPEDRLRLVLRGRNLPCQDDAHVDLRDGDSLIVAVAPKSPANHLPDDADDDDEEEELKFKIPETTTWWKRRIFIFLRDKLRLPDILLMALFSLGMKAWVLIAMWFLFAPIAQTYDVGPLYVSWSSFVILEDGNKVMSVHTPYLMKTFGSYQEHLTRSASIETFGQVNFEPESELLGLYGFNGVCTEA; from the exons ATGGCCAtggctgccgccggcgacagGCCGGAGACTGTCGAAGTGACGCTGCGCGCCGTTGGCCCGTCCCGTCCCACCACCCTTTGCCTCCCTCCGCTTCTCTCG GTCGCAGATCTACGCCGCCACATTGCTCACGATCGACATCTCCCAGAagaccgcctccgcctggtCCTGCGAGGAAGGAATCTCCCGTGCCAAGACGACGCCCATGTCGACCTCCGCGATGGGG ATAGTCTAATAGTTGCCGTGGCACCTAAATCCCCTGCTAATCATCTCCCTGACGATGCtgacgatgatgatgaagaagaagagctg AAGTTCAAAATACCAGAAACAACCACCTGGTGGAAGAgaagaatttttatatttcttagAGACAAATTGAGATTACCAG ATATCTTGTTGATGGCACTATTTTCTCTTGGTATGAAAGCATGGGTTCTTATCGCAATGTGGTTCCTATTTGCACCTATTGCCCAAACGTATGATGTTGGACCTTTATAT GTTTCTTGGTCATCCTTTGTAATCTTGGAAGACGGCAACAAGGTGATGTCAG TGCATACTCCATATTTAATGAAGACTTTCGGGAGCTACCAGGAACACTTAACGCGGAGCGCATCGATAGAGACATTCGGGCAGGTCAATTTTGAACCTGAATCTGAGTTACTGGGACTATATGGGTTTAATGGGGTTTGTACAGAAGCATAG
- the LOC102722801 gene encoding uncharacterized protein LOC102722801 isoform X2, whose protein sequence is MAMAAAGDRPETVEVTLRAVGPSRPTTLCLPPLLSVADLRRHIAHDRHLPEDRLRLVLRGRNLPCQDDAHVDLRDGDSLIVAVAPKSPANHLPDDADDDDEEEELKFKIPETTTWWKRRIFIFLRDKLRLPDILLMALFSLGMKAWVLIAMWFLFAPIAQTYDVGPLYILGTGFLVILCNLGRRQQGDVSAYSIFNEDFRELPGTLNAERIDRDIRAGQF, encoded by the exons ATGGCCAtggctgccgccggcgacagGCCGGAGACTGTCGAAGTGACGCTGCGCGCCGTTGGCCCGTCCCGTCCCACCACCCTTTGCCTCCCTCCGCTTCTCTCG GTCGCAGATCTACGCCGCCACATTGCTCACGATCGACATCTCCCAGAagaccgcctccgcctggtCCTGCGAGGAAGGAATCTCCCGTGCCAAGACGACGCCCATGTCGACCTCCGCGATGGGG ATAGTCTAATAGTTGCCGTGGCACCTAAATCCCCTGCTAATCATCTCCCTGACGATGCtgacgatgatgatgaagaagaagagctg AAGTTCAAAATACCAGAAACAACCACCTGGTGGAAGAgaagaatttttatatttcttagAGACAAATTGAGATTACCAG ATATCTTGTTGATGGCACTATTTTCTCTTGGTATGAAAGCATGGGTTCTTATCGCAATGTGGTTCCTATTTGCACCTATTGCCCAAACGTATGATGTTGGACCTTTATAT ATACTTGGTACAGGTTTCTTGGTCATCCTTTGTAATCTTGGAAGACGGCAACAAGGTGATGTCAG TGCATACTCCATATTTAATGAAGACTTTCGGGAGCTACCAGGAACACTTAACGCGGAGCGCATCGATAGAGACATTCGGGCAGGTCAATTTTGA
- the LOC102723083 gene encoding protein SCAI isoform X3 yields the protein MASSPHQGQAGGGGGWTAEQFWSLLDKADRRFARVRDLPIFGRREPEEYGKAFRIYTQLWRMQQEHRHRLLDAGLRRWQVGEIAARIAHLYYSQYQRASDTALLSEAFVFYHAVLDRGYFIVDAADHLAPTKHLRFLARFLLVALLLARRSDTVPRLAAHIRTLLDDSKKTLQEAEYKEWKHVVQEIARFLRADSLFMNMRPLRYSYAFDPAPDTLPTVPPTVKKRGLVLSDAMLCSYYHNEVKFTDITIDVFRMLQCLEWEPCGSFALSNGYSAHDESGQNHPNLLKDLRDAALPPNPLKTILYRPSVTHFLTVLATKCEELPSNGMMLIYLSAAGEVGPSGFCADTNETVVSSFNKFDISNVSTINVKEDDASRLWLGYSEGEEHVGSNCIYPCDLIPFTRRPLFLVIDSNTSYSFKSIHGFEKGETTAMLLSPSCRSSSLGFSGDSVRQIGSQFTMFLTAPLQAFCHLIGNNGVDIDRKAEELLSLSLNEWAATLVASSSLHPVWVEVLGDLLLRRLLLRFIFCRAAHSLFKLTYHKVDFLPTCAPPLPQSVDAESMLSQSCLLRVASFLGAANQFSFAEVTTWPEVDAEEATVANPSI from the exons atggcgtcgtcgccgcaccAAGGTcaagcaggcggcggcggcggctggacgGCCGAGCAATTCTGGTCTCTGCTAGACAAGGCAGACCGGCGCTTCGCCCGCGTGCGTGACCTCCCCATCTTCGGCCGCCGGGAGCCCGAGGAATACGGCAAGGCCTTCCGCATCTACACTCAGCTCTGGCGCATGCAGCAGGAGCACCGTCACCGCCTACTCGACGCCGGGCTCCGTCGATggcaagtcggcgagatcgCCGCCCGCATCGCTCACCTCTACTACTCCCAGTACCAGCGCGCCTCGGACACCGCCCTCCTCTCCGAGGCCTTCGTCTTCTACCACGCCGTCCTCGACCGCGGCTACTTCATCGTCGACGCAGCCGACCACCTCGCCCCCACCAAGCACCTCCGCTTCCTCGCCAGGTTCCTGCTTGTCGCGCTTCTACTCGCCAGGCGCTCCGACACTGtcccccgcctcgccgcccacATCCGCACACTCCTCGACGATTCAAAGAAGACCCTCCAA GAAGCAGAATATAAGGAGTGGAAACATGTCGTCCAAGAAATCGCCAGGTTTCTCAGAGCTGATTCCCTCTTCATGAACATGAGGCCACTCAGGTACAGCTACGCGTTTGATCCTGCCCCCGATACTCTCCCTACCGTCCCACCTACTGTCAAGAAGCGAGGTCTGGTCTTAAGTGATGCCATGCTATGCAGCTACTATCACAACGAG GTCAAATTTACAGACATCACCATAGATGTTTTCAGAATGCTTCAATGCCTCGAATGGGAACCATGCGGTTCTTTTGCTCTAAGCAATGGTTACAGTGCCCACGATGAAAGTGGACAAAATCACCCCAATCTCTTAAAAGATCTGAGAGATGCTGCGCTGCCTCCAAACCCACTTAAAACAATTCTCTATCGCCCATCAGTGACTCATTTCCTAACA GTCCTTGCCACCAAATGTGAGGAGCTCCCATCGAATGGCATGATGTTAATATACCTTTCAGCTGCAG GTGAGGTGGGACCTTCTGGATTTTGTGCTGATACAAATGAGACGGTTGTGAGCAGCTTTAATAAGTTTGATATATCTAATGTTAGTACGATCAATGTAAAAGAAGACGATGCATCTCGCTTATGGCTAGGCTACAGTGAAGGCGAAG AACATGTAGGTTCAAACTGTATATACCCTTGTGATCTGATTCCATTTACAAGAAGACCACTCTTTTTGGTGATTGACAGCAACACCAGCTACTCATTCAAG TCAATTCATGGGTTTGAAAAAGGGGAGACAACGGCCATGTTACTTTCTCCGAGTTGTCGATCTTCCTCTTTAGGATTCAGTGGGGATTCTGTCCGGCAGATTGGCAGTCAATTTACTATGTTTCTCACAGCTCCATTGCAAGCTTTCTGCCATCTGATCGGCAATAATGGGGTTGACATCGACAGG AAAGCTGAAGAGTTACTGTCATTGTCCTTAAATGAATGGGCCGCTACTTTGGTTGCATCATCTTCACTTCATCCTGTTTGGGTTGAAGTTTTGGGCGATCTGCTCTTGAGGCGGCTGCTTCTCAG GTTTATTTTCTGTAGAGCTGCGCATTCACTCTTCAAACTTACGTACCATAAGGTGGACTTCCTCCCAACTTGCGCACCTCCTTTGCCACAGTCGGTTGACGCAGAGAGCATGCTCTCCCAATCCTGTCTGTTGCGAGTCGCATCTTTCCTTGGCGCGGCCAACCAGTTCTCATTTGCTGAGGTAACCACATGGCCTGAGGTTGATGCCGAGGAGGCTACTGTCGCCAACCCTTCGATCTAG
- the LOC102723083 gene encoding protein SCAI isoform X2 gives MASSPHQGQAGGGGGWTAEQFWSLLDKADRRFARVRDLPIFGRREPEEYGKAFRIYTQLWRMQQEHRHRLLDAGLRRWQVGEIAARIAHLYYSQYQRASDTALLSEAFVFYHAVLDRGYFIVDAADHLAPTKHLRFLARFLLVALLLARRSDTVPRLAAHIRTLLDDSKKTLQEAEYKEWKHVVQEIARFLRADSLFMNMRPLRYSYAFDPAPDTLPTVPPTVKKRGLVLSDAMLCSYYHNEVKFTDITIDVFRMLQCLEWEPCGSFALSNGYSAHDESGQNHPNLLKDLRDAALPPNPLKTILYRPSVTHFLTVLATKCEELPSNGMMLIYLSAAGEVGPSGFCADTNETVVSSFNKFDISNVSTINVKEDDASRLWLGYSEGEGSNCIYPCDLIPFTRRPLFLVIDSNTSYSFKSIHGFEKGETTAMLLSPSCRSSSLGFSGDSVRQIGSQFTMFLTAPLQAFCHLIGNNGVDIDRDAYKKAEELLSLSLNEWAATLVASSSLHPVWVEVLGDLLLRRLLLRFIFCRAAHSLFKLTYHKVDFLPTCAPPLPQSVDAESMLSQSCLLRVASFLGAANQFSFAEVTTWPEVDAEEATVANPSI, from the exons atggcgtcgtcgccgcaccAAGGTcaagcaggcggcggcggcggctggacgGCCGAGCAATTCTGGTCTCTGCTAGACAAGGCAGACCGGCGCTTCGCCCGCGTGCGTGACCTCCCCATCTTCGGCCGCCGGGAGCCCGAGGAATACGGCAAGGCCTTCCGCATCTACACTCAGCTCTGGCGCATGCAGCAGGAGCACCGTCACCGCCTACTCGACGCCGGGCTCCGTCGATggcaagtcggcgagatcgCCGCCCGCATCGCTCACCTCTACTACTCCCAGTACCAGCGCGCCTCGGACACCGCCCTCCTCTCCGAGGCCTTCGTCTTCTACCACGCCGTCCTCGACCGCGGCTACTTCATCGTCGACGCAGCCGACCACCTCGCCCCCACCAAGCACCTCCGCTTCCTCGCCAGGTTCCTGCTTGTCGCGCTTCTACTCGCCAGGCGCTCCGACACTGtcccccgcctcgccgcccacATCCGCACACTCCTCGACGATTCAAAGAAGACCCTCCAA GAAGCAGAATATAAGGAGTGGAAACATGTCGTCCAAGAAATCGCCAGGTTTCTCAGAGCTGATTCCCTCTTCATGAACATGAGGCCACTCAGGTACAGCTACGCGTTTGATCCTGCCCCCGATACTCTCCCTACCGTCCCACCTACTGTCAAGAAGCGAGGTCTGGTCTTAAGTGATGCCATGCTATGCAGCTACTATCACAACGAG GTCAAATTTACAGACATCACCATAGATGTTTTCAGAATGCTTCAATGCCTCGAATGGGAACCATGCGGTTCTTTTGCTCTAAGCAATGGTTACAGTGCCCACGATGAAAGTGGACAAAATCACCCCAATCTCTTAAAAGATCTGAGAGATGCTGCGCTGCCTCCAAACCCACTTAAAACAATTCTCTATCGCCCATCAGTGACTCATTTCCTAACA GTCCTTGCCACCAAATGTGAGGAGCTCCCATCGAATGGCATGATGTTAATATACCTTTCAGCTGCAG GTGAGGTGGGACCTTCTGGATTTTGTGCTGATACAAATGAGACGGTTGTGAGCAGCTTTAATAAGTTTGATATATCTAATGTTAGTACGATCAATGTAAAAGAAGACGATGCATCTCGCTTATGGCTAGGCTACAGTGAAGGCGAAG GTTCAAACTGTATATACCCTTGTGATCTGATTCCATTTACAAGAAGACCACTCTTTTTGGTGATTGACAGCAACACCAGCTACTCATTCAAG TCAATTCATGGGTTTGAAAAAGGGGAGACAACGGCCATGTTACTTTCTCCGAGTTGTCGATCTTCCTCTTTAGGATTCAGTGGGGATTCTGTCCGGCAGATTGGCAGTCAATTTACTATGTTTCTCACAGCTCCATTGCAAGCTTTCTGCCATCTGATCGGCAATAATGGGGTTGACATCGACAGG GATGCCTATAAGAAAGCTGAAGAGTTACTGTCATTGTCCTTAAATGAATGGGCCGCTACTTTGGTTGCATCATCTTCACTTCATCCTGTTTGGGTTGAAGTTTTGGGCGATCTGCTCTTGAGGCGGCTGCTTCTCAG GTTTATTTTCTGTAGAGCTGCGCATTCACTCTTCAAACTTACGTACCATAAGGTGGACTTCCTCCCAACTTGCGCACCTCCTTTGCCACAGTCGGTTGACGCAGAGAGCATGCTCTCCCAATCCTGTCTGTTGCGAGTCGCATCTTTCCTTGGCGCGGCCAACCAGTTCTCATTTGCTGAGGTAACCACATGGCCTGAGGTTGATGCCGAGGAGGCTACTGTCGCCAACCCTTCGATCTAG
- the LOC102723083 gene encoding protein SCAI isoform X1, which translates to MASSPHQGQAGGGGGWTAEQFWSLLDKADRRFARVRDLPIFGRREPEEYGKAFRIYTQLWRMQQEHRHRLLDAGLRRWQVGEIAARIAHLYYSQYQRASDTALLSEAFVFYHAVLDRGYFIVDAADHLAPTKHLRFLARFLLVALLLARRSDTVPRLAAHIRTLLDDSKKTLQEAEYKEWKHVVQEIARFLRADSLFMNMRPLRYSYAFDPAPDTLPTVPPTVKKRGLVLSDAMLCSYYHNEVKFTDITIDVFRMLQCLEWEPCGSFALSNGYSAHDESGQNHPNLLKDLRDAALPPNPLKTILYRPSVTHFLTVLATKCEELPSNGMMLIYLSAAGEVGPSGFCADTNETVVSSFNKFDISNVSTINVKEDDASRLWLGYSEGEEHVGSNCIYPCDLIPFTRRPLFLVIDSNTSYSFKSIHGFEKGETTAMLLSPSCRSSSLGFSGDSVRQIGSQFTMFLTAPLQAFCHLIGNNGVDIDRDAYKKAEELLSLSLNEWAATLVASSSLHPVWVEVLGDLLLRRLLLRFIFCRAAHSLFKLTYHKVDFLPTCAPPLPQSVDAESMLSQSCLLRVASFLGAANQFSFAEVTTWPEVDAEEATVANPSI; encoded by the exons atggcgtcgtcgccgcaccAAGGTcaagcaggcggcggcggcggctggacgGCCGAGCAATTCTGGTCTCTGCTAGACAAGGCAGACCGGCGCTTCGCCCGCGTGCGTGACCTCCCCATCTTCGGCCGCCGGGAGCCCGAGGAATACGGCAAGGCCTTCCGCATCTACACTCAGCTCTGGCGCATGCAGCAGGAGCACCGTCACCGCCTACTCGACGCCGGGCTCCGTCGATggcaagtcggcgagatcgCCGCCCGCATCGCTCACCTCTACTACTCCCAGTACCAGCGCGCCTCGGACACCGCCCTCCTCTCCGAGGCCTTCGTCTTCTACCACGCCGTCCTCGACCGCGGCTACTTCATCGTCGACGCAGCCGACCACCTCGCCCCCACCAAGCACCTCCGCTTCCTCGCCAGGTTCCTGCTTGTCGCGCTTCTACTCGCCAGGCGCTCCGACACTGtcccccgcctcgccgcccacATCCGCACACTCCTCGACGATTCAAAGAAGACCCTCCAA GAAGCAGAATATAAGGAGTGGAAACATGTCGTCCAAGAAATCGCCAGGTTTCTCAGAGCTGATTCCCTCTTCATGAACATGAGGCCACTCAGGTACAGCTACGCGTTTGATCCTGCCCCCGATACTCTCCCTACCGTCCCACCTACTGTCAAGAAGCGAGGTCTGGTCTTAAGTGATGCCATGCTATGCAGCTACTATCACAACGAG GTCAAATTTACAGACATCACCATAGATGTTTTCAGAATGCTTCAATGCCTCGAATGGGAACCATGCGGTTCTTTTGCTCTAAGCAATGGTTACAGTGCCCACGATGAAAGTGGACAAAATCACCCCAATCTCTTAAAAGATCTGAGAGATGCTGCGCTGCCTCCAAACCCACTTAAAACAATTCTCTATCGCCCATCAGTGACTCATTTCCTAACA GTCCTTGCCACCAAATGTGAGGAGCTCCCATCGAATGGCATGATGTTAATATACCTTTCAGCTGCAG GTGAGGTGGGACCTTCTGGATTTTGTGCTGATACAAATGAGACGGTTGTGAGCAGCTTTAATAAGTTTGATATATCTAATGTTAGTACGATCAATGTAAAAGAAGACGATGCATCTCGCTTATGGCTAGGCTACAGTGAAGGCGAAG AACATGTAGGTTCAAACTGTATATACCCTTGTGATCTGATTCCATTTACAAGAAGACCACTCTTTTTGGTGATTGACAGCAACACCAGCTACTCATTCAAG TCAATTCATGGGTTTGAAAAAGGGGAGACAACGGCCATGTTACTTTCTCCGAGTTGTCGATCTTCCTCTTTAGGATTCAGTGGGGATTCTGTCCGGCAGATTGGCAGTCAATTTACTATGTTTCTCACAGCTCCATTGCAAGCTTTCTGCCATCTGATCGGCAATAATGGGGTTGACATCGACAGG GATGCCTATAAGAAAGCTGAAGAGTTACTGTCATTGTCCTTAAATGAATGGGCCGCTACTTTGGTTGCATCATCTTCACTTCATCCTGTTTGGGTTGAAGTTTTGGGCGATCTGCTCTTGAGGCGGCTGCTTCTCAG GTTTATTTTCTGTAGAGCTGCGCATTCACTCTTCAAACTTACGTACCATAAGGTGGACTTCCTCCCAACTTGCGCACCTCCTTTGCCACAGTCGGTTGACGCAGAGAGCATGCTCTCCCAATCCTGTCTGTTGCGAGTCGCATCTTTCCTTGGCGCGGCCAACCAGTTCTCATTTGCTGAGGTAACCACATGGCCTGAGGTTGATGCCGAGGAGGCTACTGTCGCCAACCCTTCGATCTAG